A window of the Lepus europaeus isolate LE1 chromosome 5, mLepTim1.pri, whole genome shotgun sequence genome harbors these coding sequences:
- the LOC133760032 gene encoding glutathione S-transferase Mu 1-like, with the protein MPVTLGYWDIRGLAHAIRLLLEYTDTSYEEKRYTMGDAPDYDRSQWLSEKFTLGLDFPNLPYLIDGTHKLTQSNAILRYLARKHGLCGETEEERIRVDILENQVMDTRFQLGMMCYSPDFEKLKPEYLKGLPEKLQLYSQFLGKRPWFAGDKITFADFLVYDVLDQNRIFEPACLDAFPNLKDFMSRFEALPKISAYMKSSRFIRRPVYLKTATWRGL; encoded by the exons ATGCCTGTGACGCTGGGTTACTGGGATATCCGCGGG TTGGCCCACGCCATCCGCCTGCTCCTGGAATACACGGACACCAGCTATGAGGAAAAGAGATACACCATGGGGGACG CTCCCGACTATGACAGAAGCCAGTGGCTGAGTGAGAAATTCACGCTGGGCCTGGACTTTCCCAAT CTGCCCTACCTAATTGATGGGACTCACAAGCTCACGCAGAGCAACGCCATCCTGCGCTACCTGGCCCGCAAGCACGGCCTGT gtggggagacagaagaggagaggaTTCGCGTGGACATTCTGGAGAACCAGGTTATGGACACCCGCTTCCAACTAGGCATGATGTGCTACAGTCCTGACTTT GAGAAGCTGAAGCCCGAGTACCTGAAGGGGCTCCCTGAGAAGCTGCAGCTGTACTCGCAGTTCCTGGGGAAGCGGCCCTGGTTCGCAGGGGACAAG ATCACCTTCGCCGATTTCCTTGTCTACGACGTCCTTGACCAGAACCGGATATTTGAGCCCGCGTGCCTGGACGCGTTCCCAAACCTGAAGGATTTCATGTCCCGCTTCGAG GCCCTGCCGAAGATCTCTGCCTACATGAAGTCCAGCCGCTTCATCAGAAGACCTGTGTATTTGAAGACAGCCACATGGAGGGGATTATAG
- the LOC133759169 gene encoding glutathione S-transferase Mu 1-like — translation MLSWSFTLKHPQVLDADYLEQGLSSVRTLSPADINAPYYDQSQWLSEKFTLGLDFASLPYLIDGTHKLTQSNAILRYLARKHGLCEGEDSGGLLENQVMDNHIQIGMMCYSLNLEKLKPEYLKGLPEKLQLYSQFLGKRPWFAGDKITFADFLVYDILDQNRIFEPACLDAFPNLKDFMSRFEGLPKISAYMKSSRFIRRPAYLKTAMWR, via the exons ATGCTGTCCTGGAGCTTCACCCTGAAGCATCCACAAGTGCTTGATGCTGACTACCTGGAACAGGGTCTGAGCAGTGTGCGCACTCTCAGCCCGGCGGATATCAATG CTCCCTACTATGACCAAAGTCAGTGGCTGAGTGAGAAATTCACGCTGGGCCTGGACTTTGCCAGT CTGCCCTACCTAATTGATGGGACTCACAAGCTCACGCAGAGCAACGCCATCCTGCGCTACCTGGCCCGCAAGCACGGCCTGTGTGA AGGAGAGGATTCGGGTGGGCTTTTGGAGAACCAGGTTATGGACAATCACATACAAATCGGCATGATGTGCTACAGTCTCAACTTA GAGAAGCTGAAGCCCGAGTACCTGAAGGGGCTCCCTGAGAAGCTGCAGCTGTACTCGCAGTTCCTGGGGAAGCGGCCCTGGTTCGCAGGGGACAAg ATCACCTTCGCCGATTTCCTTGTCTATGACATCCTTGACCAGAACCGGATATTTGAGCCCGCGTGCCTGGACGCATTCCCAAACCTGAAGGATTTCATGTCCCGCTTCGAG GGCCTGCCGAAGATCTCTGCCTACATGAAGTCCAGCCGCTTCATCAGAAGGCCTGCGTATTTGAAGACAGCCATGTGGAGGTGA
- the LOC133760036 gene encoding glutathione S-transferase Mu 7-like — MPMTLGYWDIRGLAHGIRLLLEYTDTSYEEKRYTMGDAPDYDQSQWLSEKFKLGLDFPNLPYLIDGTHKLTQSNAILRYLARKHGLCGETEEERIRVDILENQLMDTRMLLATLCYSPDFEKLKPGYLQELPEKLRLLSQFLGKRPWFAGDKITFVDFIAYDAIERNRAFDPRCLDAFPNLKDFIARFEGLEKISAYMKSSRFLPRPVFMKNATWGNK, encoded by the exons ATGCCCATGACGCTGGGTTACTGGGACATCCGCGGG CTGGCCCACGGCATCCGGTTGCTCCTGGAATACACGGACACCAGCTATGAGGAAAAGAGATACACCATGGGGGACG CTCCCGACTATGACCAAAGCCAGTGGCTGAGTGAGAAATTCAAGCTGGGCCTGGACTTTCccaat CTGCCCTACCTAATTGATGGGACTCACAAGCTCACGCAGAGCAACGCCATCCTTCGCTACCTGGCCCGCAAGCACGGCCTGT gtggggagacagaagaggagaggaTTCGCGTGGACATTCTggagaaccagctgatggacacCCGCATGCTGCTGGCCACACTGTGCTACAGTCCCGACTTT GAGAAGCTGAAGCCTGGGTATCTGCAGGAACTGCCTGAGAAGTTGCGGCTGCTTTCGCAGTTCCTGGGGAAGCGGCCCTGGTTTGCAGGGGACAAG ATCACCTTTGTGGATTTCATCGCTTATGATGCCATTGAGAGGAACCGAGCATTCGACCCCCGGTGTCTGGACGCATTCCCCAACCTGAAGGACTTCATCGCCCGCTTCGAG GGCCTGGAGAAGATCTCTGCCTACATGAAGTCCAGCCGCTTCCTGCCGAGACCTGTGTTCATGAAGAACGCCACGTGGGGCAACAAGTAG